Genomic segment of Chitinivibrionales bacterium:
GACCGATTAGATACGCTTCTCTGCGACCTGATTGACATTTACAGTCCCTCGGGCAAGGAAGTTGACATTCTGATATTTGCCGACAAATACTTTCGACGACGCGGCTTGCCGGTCCACCGCATATCGGTGGATGACCGCCGGTTTAACATTGTTGTATCGGAAGATCCGGAGGAGAGCGAAGTTCTCTTTGTCGGCCATATCGATACGGTGCCAGCCTGGGATCTCGATGCATTCCGTTCCGATGAAGACGAGGGGAAGATTTTTGGTCTTGGCGCCGCGGATATGAAGGGTGGTTGTGCTGCCATGATGGAAGCCTTTTGCAGCTATTATGAAAGGGGGCGCACCCTTGGCTCTGTTGCCCTGGCCCTGGTTGTTGGTGAAGAAGAGACCGGTGATGGCGCCGAAGCGCTTTCTTCCGAACACCGTGCCCCCTGGGCCATTGTCGGCGAACCCACCGGCATGACCACCAATCCAGGTCATTTCGGCTATATTGAAATCGAATTGATTACCTTCGGCAAACGGGCCCACGCATCTCTTCCAAACCGCGACCATAACGCTGTTCTCACCATGTTGACCGCCCTCATGAAATTCGGTAATTTCATCGACAGCGAATTTCCCCAGGCAATCTATAATATCCGTGACGTCCATAGCGCCGACGCCGGCTTTGCCGTTCCCGACCGGTGTTCCGCTGCAATCGATCTTCATTTGCCCCCTGATTCACCTGTTGGAAAAATTGTCGTTGCCATCGAAGAATTTTTCAAGACACTGGAACTTCCGAGGGAAAGCAAAGTCGCCTGCGATTTCACGACTGTCCACCATGGTTACGAACTCCCCGAAGAAAGCTACCTTCCCGCGCTGATTAAAGCGGTCCACGAGCAATCGGATATTCCCTTTAAAAAAGCCAGTTTCACCAGTCACTCCGATGCCAATGTCCTGTGGGCGGCCGGTATAAAGCCTGTCGTTTTCGGTCCCGGCTCCCTTTCCCGGGCCCATACCATCGATGAATGCATCGATAAAAATGAAGTATTTGATGCTGCGGGGATCTACTATCAATTGATTGAGGCGATTAACGGGGGAAAATAGATACTGGATACCGGCATCCGGTTGCCGGATAGTTGAGATTATACAGTATGAAAAAATCATACTTATGATATCTGCCATTTCAACGAAATAGAACCATTGTGATTGCAATAGAAACAGAAAATCTTTCCAAATGTTTCGGAAATTTCACAGCAGTTAACGACCTTTCATTATCAATTAAAAAAGGTGAAATTTACGGCTTTCTGGGCTTAAACGGCGCGGGCAAGACCACCACGATCAGGATGCTTGCCGGATTGATCAAGCCATCGGGTGGTAAAGTGCGCATTTGCGGGGAGTCGATCCACCCTGGTGGCAGAGGTCCATGGCACAGTACAGGATTTTTAGTCGAAATTCCCTATGCCTATCCAGAACTCACGGTCAGAGAAAACATCGAGATTGTCCGCAGAATGCGTTCCCTGCCGAATAAACAGTGCGTGAATGAAATCATGGAGAACCTCAAACTTTCCCGCTATGCCGACAGAAAAGCCGGCAAGCTGTCGTTAGGAAATGCACAGCGGCTTGGACTGGCACGCGCGCTTATTCATAATCCCGAAGTGCTTGTTCTTGATGAACCTGCAAACGGCCTGGACCCATCGGGAATTGTCGAAACCCGCGAGCTTCTGCGCGATCTTTCCCGCAACCGCGGGGTCACGGTTTTTGTTTCGAGCCACATTCTCGATGAAATCGCCAGACTTGCCGATAAGATAGGAATTATTCACGAAGGCACGCTCGTGCGGGAACTTGACATAGCAGAGCTGCACTCGATGCAGGGTAAACGGCTTACGGTGAGTACCCGGGATAATCAAGCTGCCGTCAAGGCACTTGCGACAAAAGGATATGCGGCGGCTGCGACAAAGGACGGAACACTTGAGCTGCACGACCCGGCTGCGCTCGATGAACCCGAAAAAGTGGCGTCTATTCTGGTCGAAAATCGTATTCCCCCGCAGCAGCTTTACTTCAAAGAGGATTCACTGGAAACACTGTTCCTTCGTATAATAGGAAAACAACCATGAGAAGCTTTCTCATCGCCTGCTCGGTCGAATACATGAAAGTTCGTCGTTCGAAAATAGTATGGTTGACTATCGCTGCACTGTGCATGGCGCCGCTTTTTGGAGCACTCTTTGTCACGGTCCTGCGGAATCCTTCTCTGGCTGCAGGCAACGAAGCTTTAACGGCGAAAGCGGCGATGACCGGATTTTCGGCAGACTGGCCATCGTTTCTCAACCTGATCGCCCAGGCACTCGGCGTAGGCGGCGTCGTGGTATTCGGCTTTGCCGCAAGCTGGATTTTCGGGCGGGAATATTTCGATCATACGATTAAAGACATGCTGATCCTCCCGGTGAGCAGAACAACAATTGTTTTCGCTAAATTTGCCGTATGCATGCTCTGGTGCTGTGTTATCGCAATTACCGTATCGATCGTTGGTATCACAACCG
This window contains:
- a CDS encoding ATP-binding cassette domain-containing protein, translating into MVIAIETENLSKCFGNFTAVNDLSLSIKKGEIYGFLGLNGAGKTTTIRMLAGLIKPSGGKVRICGESIHPGGRGPWHSTGFLVEIPYAYPELTVRENIEIVRRMRSLPNKQCVNEIMENLKLSRYADRKAGKLSLGNAQRLGLARALIHNPEVLVLDEPANGLDPSGIVETRELLRDLSRNRGVTVFVSSHILDEIARLADKIGIIHEGTLVRELDIAELHSMQGKRLTVSTRDNQAAVKALATKGYAAAATKDGTLELHDPAALDEPEKVASILVENRIPPQQLYFKEDSLETLFLRIIGKQP
- a CDS encoding bacitracin ABC transporter permease, translating into MRSFLIACSVEYMKVRRSKIVWLTIAALCMAPLFGALFVTVLRNPSLAAGNEALTAKAAMTGFSADWPSFLNLIAQALGVGGVVVFGFAASWIFGREYFDHTIKDMLILPVSRTTIVFAKFAVCMLWCCVIAITVSIVGITTGFLLGLPGWEFASFMAALRRIFFAGMLAALLCPPVFFVASAGKGYLGSLGFVILTVVIAQIIGALGFGAYVPWAVPALYSGLGSEAGGGVNWISYVIVVITSVAGMTTTVYWWNYADQYQ
- a CDS encoding M20/M25/M40 family metallo-hydrolase produces the protein MTQKQPIPIDNDRLDTLLCDLIDIYSPSGKEVDILIFADKYFRRRGLPVHRISVDDRRFNIVVSEDPEESEVLFVGHIDTVPAWDLDAFRSDEDEGKIFGLGAADMKGGCAAMMEAFCSYYERGRTLGSVALALVVGEEETGDGAEALSSEHRAPWAIVGEPTGMTTNPGHFGYIEIELITFGKRAHASLPNRDHNAVLTMLTALMKFGNFIDSEFPQAIYNIRDVHSADAGFAVPDRCSAAIDLHLPPDSPVGKIVVAIEEFFKTLELPRESKVACDFTTVHHGYELPEESYLPALIKAVHEQSDIPFKKASFTSHSDANVLWAAGIKPVVFGPGSLSRAHTIDECIDKNEVFDAAGIYYQLIEAINGGK